Sequence from the Zeugodacus cucurbitae isolate PBARC_wt_2022May chromosome 2, idZeuCucr1.2, whole genome shotgun sequence genome:
ATGtgattaatttgtatattattttctcatttttttgtttttttttacacacaaaTAATTCGAATATTAATACCGTAAATATACTCGCATATAGAAAGAGTAAGTATTTACGTAAGTacttaagcaaaaattaaatatatttatatgtaacggATCAAGTGTATGCTTGCTTATATGTTTTgattaaaaaacacaaaaaatataaataattatataattaaaaacatgttaattacaaattacaagcTTGATTATCTAAAATACCAACACAAGTGTATAAACACTAAATGTATAATCTCTCTTAGCATAAGCTCGTGCGTAAATTTGTACAatcacatataataaatataatttttttgtttatttacttgcgcctgttataatttattaaacaaaaatataatcacaaatgtaatcaaaatgaaaatgtattgtAATTTCTAGCTTAATAATGTAATTTGCAAGTACCAAAAGCATAGCCGTGACTTAAATGTACAtaagtgtatacatacatacccaaaaatatatatatacatacgtaccctgccagccaaaggtggtgaaaaagctggttaaaccgaagtttttaaacccacaaaagtggtaaaaaaaagtggtgagtttgccataggccagcatagctgcttgtgagttttttaaccactattcccctcacacgtacgaatacaaaaacaaaacaacctaaacatgtgcgttggtgttagtaattgaagaaacatgaggggaaagtggttaggcctggctggcagggtatgtatgtgtgtatgcgcttGATTAGTGTGTGGTAGTGTAGGAGTGCGTTCTGCTGCAATTCTTCGCAAatgcttatatataaatatttagtatatttgtATCCCACTTTCGAATAACTACTTTTCAAGGTTTTATAAAATGCttcaaattgttcaatttataTGCTTACAAATCTACAAACATATAGTTATATTATGGTAATGTAGCTGTGGAAATGTCtcagtaaaattaaattgcgAACTGTATTTAATTGCGTAGCagcataattatttaattaaccaaaaacaaaaaaaagtaaagtaaatgaaatttattatgtAGTTCACTAAAAGCAATTGCAGCtattgaataaaaatgtataataaacaatttgaatgaGTTTTATTCAACAGAAAAATAAGGTtcacattatttaaaaaataagtactTTTATTTTACAGAAGTATTTGTATATAAGCTCATACAAACAACCAATAAAAATATCACCttaaagtttttataattttaaaatcataataaaataatcttCAGAGCAATATCTGCTTTTTACAGCGAAAATCTATTCTCACCGGCACCGAAGATCTATCCAAATTGATAATTAAgtggaagaaaaaaattatataacaaaataagcattaaaaattaaatttttttataaaaaagtttttttttattttaatttgatttaattttattttctctatgtttaatatttaatatatattacatatgtattcattttattcagcttataatttaaattaaataatttatttgttttttttttctcatttatttacaataataatataaaaatcacagttataatttgttaattaattttttttattaaaagatattttaaaatgattctACGaaagttttatgtatttattcagttcatttgaaaaaaaattaatatctcAAAACAGTTAAAAAGTCTCATCTTATCTAACACTCGAACACTATCAATTTTAATCCGGAAGACAAAAAAGACACCCAAAAAGGTTTTTTGCCAGCTTTTCCAATTGTGTAACAACTAACATTGAATGAAGCTTAGAGCTTTAAACGATGAGCTTTCACAATTTTAGAAAAGTTGCCAAAGAAGCTTTTTCCgagataaaattataaatataatttaatgaggGCTGAACTGGAAATATTTATGATCTAGCGAACTTTATCTGCATCATTATGGACTCAAAatgaaagttttgatttttttttttctaaaagtgAGACCAACTTCACAGGCTTATAATTTCGCTAGAGAGACATCTAACTAAAGTATCTTTATTCACCCAGAAAACATATGTACGATCGCAAAAATAATGGCTCCACTAAGTGCTCACCATTTGCATGTCCTAAATTAGACCCTATTTGTACGCGATACGTTTTCCTTTTTATCGAGCGAAAGCGCGCTTAAAGCTTTTGCAATAACTTGCACTGTAGCTTTTTAGTTGTCAACTCACACGGTCACGGTACAAGTTTATGTCCTCGGATTGTCAAAACAACTAACAGATAACCCCTTGAGGACCTACGATGCCCAAAGCATGGCGtgcaaatttaattgcaatatttCAAACTACAAAACCACAAGTTTCCCAAAGCAATTTGCCGTAGGCGACCCCTGTCGCCAAAACCTATTCAACAAACTCCTTTGTTAGACGCTCACTTTCACTCCTTGTACTGCTGCTGTTTCTCACCATATTCCGATTTGATGGTTGTACCTGCTGGTCCACTAAAAGCTGGCATATTACCATAAAGACCGCTTGCGGGTGGCATTACACCAGCTACCGCCGCCGCGCCCAACATATTCGCCATATTAGCTGGCATACCACCTGGATAGAGGTTTTGGTAGAAAAGTGGGTTCTGTAGTTGGAACAGTGCCATCAGGTGCGTCAACTGCATATTTGGCGTATTGGGATCTTGCATTTGCATGCTctgtgcagcagcagcagcagccgcggcTGCGGTGGCAGCATTGAAGTTCGGCAGGAAGGTTGGTGGAAAGAGACCAGCTGCAACGCCGGGCATTTGTGGGTTGTTGGCAACATTGCTGCTGGCAAGTTGGGCGgtagcagcagcagtggcagccAGTTGTTCAGTGGTGTGCTCCAACTTGATGCGTTTAGTTGACTCAGTTTTTACCGGCAATTCCTGTAAATATAGAAGacaattaataaaactaaaaaaaaaaatcgatttgctTTACTTACAATTTTCTTTGGTGGACGTCCGCGTTTGCGCGCCAAAAAGCGATCTGCGCTGAGCGAAGACAGTGGTGTGGTTGTGTGCGTGGTGACATTAGCAACAGCAATGGTATTCGACGTCGCTATTGTTGTAGCGATTGGGGCTGGTGAGTCCTCACCGCTGGAATCTTTCTGTTTCTTGAAATTCTGATATGCCTGCTCACCATCGAGACGATCATGCTTGCGCTTATGGCTGATCATTTGACTGCTGGAATGCAGAATATAACTGCAGCCCTCGCGCACACAATGAATGTGATTGCAGACAGTGGAGAATTTGCAACCATCGAAAGGACAATTCTCGGTCTTTAGTATCTTCTTGAAGCCGTCCTGTGTGAGCTGATAGTCACGCAGATGATAGGACTTGTGTTTatctgagaaaaaaattaagaaaaatcaaaatttagtcCAAAAATATTAGACAAACTCTTTGCTCCACCGACAACACTTACCCATATCAGCCTTGTTCTTGAACGTGTGATTGCAACCCTCACGGCAGCAATGATAATGCGACGTCTTCTTGCCATAAAATGGACAATCTTcgattttgcaattttcatGTGCGCGGAAGCGTCGGAAACCTTCCTGTACGATTTCTGAGTTCTTGCGATGGAAATTCGCATGCATCTGCACATCACTGGTGCTTACATATACCTTCGGGCAATCCTCGTAGACGCAGTGATAATGTGTTTGCTTCCAGCAGTACGTGCAACCAGCGCCATAAGCTGGTTCACAGTCATCCGAAGCGGAGAAGCGCGCAAAACCGAGCAATAAACTCTCCTTGCGTTTCTTATGCCACTTCAAATGTCGTATGATATCATCCTTCTTGCTCAATATCTTACCCTGACAGGGCTCATCGAAACAGTGAAAATGTTCGCGTAGATTCTCCTGACGACAGAGCGCATTTTCACACTCCAAATAAGAGGAGACTTTGCGCAGATTCTTGAGATTCTCTTCATTTTGCAAGAAGGCATCCAAACTGCCGACGGTGTTAAGACTCATTATGGCTGATGTGCCGGTGAGCGCAGTTACCCCAACAGTTTGTTGGTTGGGCTCAACATTTAGCGTTTGTGTGCTTGGATGCAGACTCTGTTTTTTGCTATGCGCTGTGGGCAACTGGTCACTGGATGGTGGTGTAAGTAGAGTTTTTGCCAGCGACATTGGTGTCATGTTCGCACTCTCATTTTCTGTGAGTTGTATGAATGAGCCGGCGGTGTCTTGAGAGTTGGTAGAGCTCTGTTGGGGCAGGTAATGCGTAGAATCGGCCGGTTGTTTCGTCGGTGTTACATAAggctgaaaaataattaaaattatgtttaaataaaaaaaaatatagagaaaATTGGTATTTAGTAGGTGTCGACTTTCGATAGACAATGTTAGACCTAAGATGTAAATTCATGTGGTGCTAATTCGAAATTGTTTCCTCCCAACAGGCTTAACATCACTATTGATATCACTCGCATTTTTGCACCACTCAACATTTTAGCGTAATGTTCCCCAATCAGAAACAAATTGAGCTCAAGTTAAGTAGAAATAagtcaatatatgtacatatatatttatgatatattCGTATATGAATGAAGCGACGAGCACGTTCAATCAGCCCACGCGAGTTCTCCTATTGGAAATCTTTGCAAATCATCATAaagtttatttacttaaatcgctcgtattttcattagaaatgaagttGTCGCTTAATTCTTgtttgtttattgaatttttttcagtcAAAATTGAATGCAACATTGTTGCCGATCTTGCACAGCTGTGAGTCAGCAGACTGGTAATGGATACggtgaacatacatataaacataaagttGGAACACTTGTATGTACATTACTTTGATATACTTATTTTTGTACTCTATATTCAAATGGATTTATGTAGAAGATACATTTGACTTCAACTTAAGTGGCGGTTTTTTTTAAGTGTAGATcgatttttcgaatttcgaataaaTGTTGGAAATACTTAAATCTATTGATGTTTTGACAGATAAGAGTTCCTTAAGTGTATAAGAAATCTTAACTTTATATAACggtaagtaaattattattttaaaaaactttaactcACCACACTCGAGCAGCCATCTAAAGAGTTCGAGGAATTTTGCGCATTCACATTACTACTCGTTCTGAGGCAACGTGTTTCCGTGGTACTATGTAACAGACTAGCCAAAGGCTTCTCATCCTCCTCCTCATCATCATCCAGCGCCTCTACAGCTTCGACTACATCAtcgttttgctgttgttgcgcccTTATCCCACATTCTTCTACATTTGCTTTCCTACACTCACGCCAACGATCTGTCCGTCTGTCGGATAAATCGGTGTCACTGACATCATCTTCAACGTCGTTGGATGTGGTCGAAGCATTGTCCAATGGACTGCAATCTTCCGTTTCCAGTTGCGTTGATGCCGCCGCCCCCACCTCAGCTTCCTCTTCTAACCTCCGCTCTTCAACTTCGGTGGGCGTAGATGTCACTGTAGAAGATTGAAGAAAATTACCAGCTGTAACAATGCTTGCATTACAAGCTAAATCGTTTGTGGGGAAAGTGTGTGTTTGAAAGGGAAGTTGACTGCCGGCCGACACGTTGTAAGCAGCCGCTGCCAATGATAGCGCCGCCGCTGCAGATATGCCCGACGAATTCGGTGTTGTTGGTGTTAACAGTAAATTCGACGGTGTGGTAAGTGCGGGCGGTGTGGTCGCTAGCATTGGTGGCGGTGGTGCTGACAATTGGCCGAGCAGCAACTGTTGTAGGGGGGAGagtttgttgtgttgtgtattgtgtagttgctgttgttgtatggcTATTGAGGAGTTGGAATTACTATTAGGACTACGGGTGGTACAACTACTGCTACTACTACAGTTGGTGGTTGTGGTAGTGGTTTGCGAATTTTTGCGTGAATGCGTTCTTGGATTGTGTGGCTgctgatgttgctgctgctgctgttgttgttgtgttgtttgatcgataaatgttgttgctgttgtcattgtgctgctgctgatgtCCATCTCCATTTCACGCTTACTGGGTGAGGGAAGATTATGtaactgctgctgttgttgttgctgctgcaattgttgttgctgttgttgttgcaacaaattcATCATATACAGTTGCATGATAAACTCCAATTGTGTCGACATTTTGgcgttgattttttgtttgttgtaaaattgtttaaaaatttacgatcacactCACGCACAAGCTGACGATAAGGGTATTCACAGTCAACAACGGCACTTTTCACagcgtaaaatttttattttttaattttattattttaatatatttgttcaaattttaatttttaatattcaactttaatttcaatatttgcacttaaaaaattttaaatatttttttgcacaatttttttaataatttattttaatttaaatatttctttatagattttttttttatttttattttttaatatccaaGAACagcacaatattttaatatattaatataaaattttagttcgcaaaaatttcacaaaaccacaataatattcgttttttttttgtttgttataatCTTCAAATTCTGAAttcgtaatttatttctttgcaGCGATGTTTTTTCGTCTACAACTCTTTCGTTCGCATGAAATCTTAAAGAAATGAAAACGATAGATTTAGCAGATTGTCTCGCTAGCTTGGCGTCAAGGCTCAAACTGATTCAACTCTTCCACAGCAGGGCTCTAATATACGCAACTGTccttaaaaaaaatcttctaaTGCCAAAAAATAGTCCAAATTGCAGCATCGCAACACTTTCAACCCTCTCCCTGCCGCTAAAAAGTGATCAGCAACGCCAGCATTGGCTGCAAATAGCGTTCTCACCTATCGTTCTCTGCTAAAAAATATCAACCGATCCCTTGCTCAgtattacacacatacatttgttcGTGAGTGACGGCTTTGCAGagccaattttcactttttaagcCAGAGGGTTGCTTAGCTCAGCTATTTTTTAACGCTTCATGCCCGAATTCTCTCAATCGGAGCGGCGCTCAAACTCTTATACCACTTGGTTGTGCTCTTTTGACGCTCGGGAAAAACGATTTTTGTCTctaaaaaacgttttttgaAAATCTCTGCTACATTTGGTTCTTTGctcgttgttgcttttgtatgtgttttttttcacaatttttgcaatttcttccACCAATAAAATGCCAGCAAAATGCTAATCGCATAGGAAAAGTGgtgttttttagataaaaaatgaaaatccaaCAACCAACGACAAGTCGAGGAATTTGTACGTTCCTGCTGTGCTCTTGTTTGCGTAGCTTCGACGTTGtaattgttgctttttattggATTCGGACAGCTGTGCAAAAAATTCCTTCGCTGCGAAAAAATGGCATATGGGCGCATTATATGCgagtgtgtatatttgtatatatttacaatacatacacatacacatacaactaatttcctttgaatttaataattaaattttttgaataaggTAACAatgattttaattgaataattaaaatgagCTCGCAAAATTAGATCAATATTTTTGCAACTCCAAGTCTctcaaagtatatacatacatatatatgaccaCTAGTTccagtaaaatttcataaaacattCTAATGATTTGATGATTTCTAAATGATTACAGATCCCAGTAAAAGGCAATAAGTCTTGAAATACAATTGTAGGTATCATTTATAGATCTATGGAATCATCACCTTAATCTCGTGTGAATTACCAAACCCTATAGATATTGGAAAGATCGAACAAGTAGGTAAAAGGTACACTAAAAATTACGAAACTCTGAACCGAGTTTTAGTTTAGTACTATTCTATGATGTAGTTTTCATAACATTCACagctaatatatgtacatacatgcggTGAGGTTAGGGATCTAACCAGACGCTGGTTGTCAAAGTttcttggaggaaggcgaagaagaatcgtccaagcacttcctccttcgaTGTAAAGCATTAGCCAGACTAAATTAGGCTAAAATACCTCGATAggcacatcttcggcgaacccagaaAAGTGACTGGAAtggacattagccgacttaagaatcTTATAGTAGAGTTCAAGCGCTTTCTCGAATCATAAGGATCTTGGTGATCCAGCAGGAGTATTTGATTTAAGCTGTGTCCGTATATTTGGAAGAGTGACCTAATAGCGGTTGATCACATGATTGTTAAGATAAACCCTTTACATACAGtgtgtcaagaaacagtttacacatagaaaataaatacactttttcactttcttgtcgtagcatgttttgtcgcgcagttttatgagaaatctgaatgttgcactcttcctagaactctttcgtaagaacactgatcgaaatttttgaaatttggtcaagttttcgagacattaagcactgtacatgtctacttaattataatttagggcctttttcgggctttggttcttgtatttccatattttccgatcaattttagccattttacactatttagagggttaaagaaaacattgctgttatatctcaaacgtttttaccccatcggggattatggggcaatagttgaaCCTCTTCAAgctaaaccctttgcatggaatattaaaaagacaataatgggtaattcagGGTAATTCAggtatgaaaaaaagcaaaaaataatcaccaactaattgacaaattcattgtaaatgcctttacgaagaataggtaacggtgaagtacggttaactgtataacacgtgcttaacaagtcaaataatcgaagtgtgtaaagtttttcttgacactaacaaaattgaatgatttttgtttcttgttgttcttggttggtttttgcactgctttcgcagctttttttgcatcacatctcttgaaatactgtaagtaaccatccctgattcaaaaaatatgttgaactgaagtaaaaagtaaaaaattttgctgcggaaagtgaaaaagtgtatttattttctatgtgtaaactgtttcttgacatactgtacatatataatatatacatagctcCTAACGAAATGTTGGCACTACGAGCGAAATATTCGTCAACGAACCGACTACATACCGATGCGAGATTAATAAGTTCTTGAgtctaatttaattaatttgactaaatttaaaagaaatctaTATAAGCCTTTATAATTCGATATCATAGTTTTTCTCATACACTATTATATTCATAATGAGGAAACGTGGaaacaaataactaaaaattagttttagatACATAGTTCCGAAAGGTTTGTAAAAGGATTagggtatttaaaattttgaaacaccGATCCTAAAAAACATGGAATCTTATATTTTGCCTAAAGAGTAATACTATATATCCTGTACAGACTCTAGCactgttaaatataaatattaaataatataagctATTGGTGgctatataatttttgatagatctataaatgtgtatttaaatttagttcATTATATATCAGAGACTTTTGATGTAACTAAATAGTAACTAAATTTGAGGGTCCCATAGTATTTTACTAATACATATAACAATTTCTTTTGGGCTTTTACGATGATCTTTGTTTAAGCAAGAAGAACTTATCAGTAAAACACTGTACTAATTATGGAAGTCTGAGAATTCTTTACGGAAATAGGCTGTAGCACAGTAATCTTAATTCTTGAAATCTTAGAATTCGAATTTTGACACATATCACTGCaaggcaataataataatgattttccCACAAGCCCTATTTATGGGAAACAAATAATCTAAATTTTCCGATTGCGTCAGTTTTTGCAGAACTGCAGATCTTAATTACAATATTTGCATTACCACATTAATATGGAGAATGTCCCGCACCTTTTCACAAGTCGCACGCGGAAAATGAAAATGGCGAATTAAAAAAGCGCGGAGAAAGAAAACTAAATCGAATTGAATGAGCGCGAATTTCGCAGCTGCAAAAAATGCGCACGATTTCGGGAAAAATGCCAAATGCGCGCATAAAATATGGCACGACAAAATTATGATTtccattacaattacaaataatGCGAAAACGGCGCAAAAAAATCTGCATTACAAAGAATCGGTGAATGTGGAGAAAAAGTGGCGCAAACGAATTTGCGAAAAATACGAACCGAAGTTATATTAACGCAAATGAAGTGAATGAGGTTTGTGGAAAAAACCCGAATTTGCATAATTCATTGAGGCGCAAACACTGAAGAGTGCCAACGGAGGGAGGCGCTGGCAAAAAaaggtttgtaaaaaaataaaaactattaagaagcagtacaacaacaacaaaatgcaaaaacacaTTGGAAAAGTGTGCGCACAGGATTAAAAGGCAAACAACGAACCGAAGCCAGGATGTTGTAGGACGAGCGAGACGGTGCGACAACGCAGCCGATCGTTTGCCGATatcatttgcataaattattgcAAAGGACCTGATCGCTGTCGATTTGCATGCACACACAcggacatacatatgcatatgtatgctaGCAAAGGGTAGCATAATTTTGGCAATCGTGTCGCTCACCTTACAAATTTCAACCAGAACGAAAATCGTTCGGGGCGCGCATGCGCATAGTGTTATGCAAATGACCTGTCGAACGGTTCGATTGAAGAGTCTTTCACCATTCACCATTGCAAAAGTGTTCATCTATAAATGcgtgtgtctgtttgtatgtttgtctgtGCAAGCAATTGAATGGCGCATGCGCACAATTTTCAGCGAACGTGTGCTGCGTTTTTTTTCGAAAGTAAtagaaatttatgcaaattatcaAATGAATGAAATAGTAGTGCGTGTACAAGCTGGCAATGTGTAagcatatacgtacatatttatatagactCGTATATCGAGCGTAAGAGATTATATtgcataaacagtcaatatatTCGATTCGGTTCGATATGCCAGTTTGATTTGTAGGAAAACTATTGTGGCGACAGGACACCCTCCcaactttaatttcattaaggcAATCGTTTTATAAGCAAAGCtgaattttatatgtacatacatacttctatttttatatatttgatatttcctatgtacatacataggtatatgtaggtatatacctTAACTGATAtttagaatttcgaaaatacatAAACACAAGCTTAAGTAATGTCTACAACAGCAGCAAGTAACAGTATCGCTTAGATTTTAACCCAGCTCAAGTCGGCattgttaaatatattacaCAATTGTTGGCTTAATTAAGCAAAACACCGCAGACAAAAGATGTCAAAAAAGTTGGAGAAAAAGCTCAGCCACATAATTCATGCACTAGGGTGGATCgtttttcaaaataaagttAGTTGATTTCTTTCTAAAGATATTATCTAGACAATTGGTACTGCAACATACAAAAATAGTATATCGAAGTAACCTTATAGACAATATAGTCGAATAGACTGCAACTATTTCAGAAAAAGAGACGGTATCCGGCCGATTCATTCTAGGAGATCATATAACCACTGAGTAACTGGATTTGGTCTATTTAGCCTTTGACGTCCACTCTATCGTATGGATAACCAAAGAATATTACCGATTTTAGACCTTCCACTGTTCTTACCTATCACCCCTGTCTTCAACAAAATTGTATCTAACTGattcaatataaattttcaaagctaTAGTATTAATATGTCCACGATTTCCTTTCTTTCGGCATCATACAATCCTgatttataagaaaattatgagttaaaatatacatctatatttatatatatcctaGTTTTCAGGGACCTTAGGTCAGGTTAGATACGAAGGATATTTCCTTAGAAAGGGAAACCCACTTAGGATATCAAGAGCAGTTCTTTGTGATGCCGTAAAATTCAACCCCCTCACTTATTTATGAATTGACAAAGCGCTTAGAACCTACCACAAATTtgcagaggtttttaacttctgtatccgctaattcgcggggtgcccaaaaaagtgagttccaaggattttttgtccagatctcgcaaaggcgggacaatCCAAATGGAAATGCTGGGAGGATTCTACGTCACCTTCTTCTTAGCAGCTcttttgcagctagcatccggtaaaattTTTCACTTGACCGCGTGAAACCTATAAATTGGGAAAGATTGACCTTGTTTAGGGCAAATAGTTCCCTTGGCAGGGACATTATTTTcagataaaaaaaagtataaacgccttttttaatttttagggtAAATTAATATTAGATTAATCATTTCAAATagtattgaaaaatgtgaatCTTCAAATTGTCAgtcaaatatgcaaataaattccaTAGAAAGGGTTTACCCTAATATAGACGGCTATCAAAttatgtacttatatgtataatttcTAGCTAACTCCTCAGCTCAAAATCAATGTTTATTTCTCATCAACAGTCGTGTAGATAAGTATTGATTTCACTAGACCAAAAGACTAACGTTGCACCCATTAaaccatgcatacatatacacacacatatttcccGGTATTAGCATATccattttgatttgatttttcatCCAACTGCCATTTCCAGCATTTCATTTCCCTGTGTGCTCTGGATATTTTCGCCATTGTGTCGAGCAACAAAATCGCAATAATACCACGAATCAGCATAAAAATAGCGAAATACAATGGCCATTGTATCGCCCGTGACAGTTGCGAGAGTTTTCAGTTGACGTTTTCCGTGCTCAGTTACAAGCGGGGCCAAATATGTATTTGTCTCAACGAAAATGCAACATTTGTAATTGGTTTGATGCAAATTTGCATATTCGCTGCCAAAGGCTTTACGAGTAGGCGAACGcgaacgcacacatacacacacgcgcgGTGCAGCCATTGCTGTGGCTTTTGTTCGATTTTGATGCGTTTTTGATTTGCTCTTATTGAATTGATCCAAGTGATTAGGTTACTGTGTTTAACTGAATTGTCAATGTATAGGTGAGTATTCATGCTTaagtgtatgtctgtgtgtataAACACATGTATAAACCGACAttgttatttgcatttgtaGGATTTTGCATTATCCTGCCGTTACAAGCTGgattacaaatacaacaaaccaATGCAATTGTTAATCAAATGAAGCGACAATTATAATCACACACTTTTTCAGGTTGAGGCATTTCACAGctaacacatacttacatatatacataaatgtatatgttcagattgtacaaatatttgtagTATTCTTTATAGAACACATTTCTTGAATGACAAATACGTATTTAAGTGTCCTTCATCTAgaaaattacatatacatatgtatgtatatatgaattttaaatttactctCTTTAGTATCTTTGGTGTTTAAAGTCGCGCCCGAAATTCTCAATTTTCTTGAAGCCTATATTACCTCGTATCTTAATTACAAATAGATGAATATTATAAATCTATTATGtacatttagtaaaatatattttcctatcGCTGCTTGATATTTGGATTATCTtttgattttagaaaaaaaaacaaatcacatCGGACTCCGAATCAACACATT
This genomic interval carries:
- the LOC105210094 gene encoding transcription factor castor isoform X1, with the translated sequence MSTQLEFIMQLYMMNLLQQQQQQQLQQQQQQQQLHNLPSPSKREMEMDISSSTMTTATTFIDQTTQQQQQQQQHQQPHNPRTHSRKNSQTTTTTTNCSSSSSCTTRSPNSNSNSSIAIQQQQLHNTQHNKLSPLQQLLLGQLSAPPPPMLATTPPALTTPSNLLLTPTTPNSSGISAAAALSLAAAAYNVSAGSQLPFQTHTFPTNDLACNASIVTAGNFLQSSTVTSTPTEVEERRLEEEAEVGAAASTQLETEDCSPLDNASTTSNDVEDDVSDTDLSDRRTDRWRECRKANVEECGIRAQQQQNDDVVEAVEALDDDEEEDEKPLASLLHSTTETRCLRTSSNVNAQNSSNSLDGCSSVPYVTPTKQPADSTHYLPQQSSTNSQDTAGSFIQLTENESANMTPMSLAKTLLTPPSSDQLPTAHSKKQSLHPSTQTLNVEPNQQTVGVTALTGTSAIMSLNTVGSLDAFLQNEENLKNLRKVSSYLECENALCRQENLREHFHCFDEPCQGKILSKKDDIIRHLKWHKKRKESLLLGFARFSASDDCEPAYGAGCTYCWKQTHYHCVYEDCPKVYVSTSDVQMHANFHRKNSEIVQEGFRRFRAHENCKIEDCPFYGKKTSHYHCCREGCNHTFKNKADMDKHKSYHLRDYQLTQDGFKKILKTENCPFDGCKFSTVCNHIHCVREGCSYILHSSSQMISHKRKHDRLDGEQAYQNFKKQKDSSGEDSPAPIATTIATSNTIAVANVTTHTTTPLSSLSADRFLARKRGRPPKKIELPVKTESTKRIKLEHTTEQLAATAAATAQLASSNVANNPQMPGVAAGLFPPTFLPNFNAATAAAAAAAAAQSMQMQDPNTPNMQLTHLMALFQLQNPLFYQNLYPGGMPANMANMLGAAAVAGVMPPASGLYGNMPAFSGPAGTTIKSEYGEKQQQYKE
- the LOC105210094 gene encoding transcription factor castor isoform X2, producing the protein MSTQLEFIMQLYMMNLLQQQQQQQLQQQQQQQQLHNLPSPSKREMEMDISSSTMTTATTFIDQTTQQQQQQQQHQQPHNPRTHSRKNSQTTTTTTNCSSSSSCTTRSPNMTSTPTEVEERRLEEEAEVGAAASTQLETEDCSPLDNASTTSNDVEDDVSDTDLSDRRTDRWRECRKANVEECGIRAQQQQNDDVVEAVEALDDDEEEDEKPLASLLHSTTETRCLRTSSNVNAQNSSNSLDGCSSVPYVTPTKQPADSTHYLPQQSSTNSQDTAGSFIQLTENESANMTPMSLAKTLLTPPSSDQLPTAHSKKQSLHPSTQTLNVEPNQQTVGVTALTGTSAIMSLNTVGSLDAFLQNEENLKNLRKVSSYLECENALCRQENLREHFHCFDEPCQGKILSKKDDIIRHLKWHKKRKESLLLGFARFSASDDCEPAYGAGCTYCWKQTHYHCVYEDCPKVYVSTSDVQMHANFHRKNSEIVQEGFRRFRAHENCKIEDCPFYGKKTSHYHCCREGCNHTFKNKADMDKHKSYHLRDYQLTQDGFKKILKTENCPFDGCKFSTVCNHIHCVREGCSYILHSSSQMISHKRKHDRLDGEQAYQNFKKQKDSSGEDSPAPIATTIATSNTIAVANVTTHTTTPLSSLSADRFLARKRGRPPKKIELPVKTESTKRIKLEHTTEQLAATAAATAQLASSNVANNPQMPGVAAGLFPPTFLPNFNAATAAAAAAAAAQSMQMQDPNTPNMQLTHLMALFQLQNPLFYQNLYPGGMPANMANMLGAAAVAGVMPPASGLYGNMPAFSGPAGTTIKSEYGEKQQQYKE